A region of Methanomassiliicoccus sp. DNA encodes the following proteins:
- a CDS encoding methanol--corrinoid methyltransferase, protein MAIKRYTRMEYGSPDEMVFGEARYPVSYGLGQTVGAGVVVPEINFAPRPGAEKSPESLRREYVDYITKDILDRAITLGFPTVQLENEHIFQMVNEPQRYEKPVVAGQKEMMQNYHDEYGIALSIRHTVADPRLAEEGLRIDMDKKHSYPEKCVESIEVAAENGADLLSIESTGGKEVADYAILRQDIRGWLFGIGYLGSIDMAWIWPQIVDIAKKNKVRAGGDTNCAGANTSMFMAGGYLDRDIPRTFAAVTRAIASAKTLVAWECGATGPDKDCGYEGPIVKAIAGKPTAQEGKNCQCAHADLMGNLIAQVCDLWSNESVEYHPEFGGSSVQCWLGSIGYEAALMNMAKQLKQDRLLRDLYMATDRYRSPEAFILAYDNAYKIGQAIVEYGNDIYLRSKAAGMTAARLIEEENKAGKLRLSKHEQDMLRRIITDLSALPDEEGLFQEMCLKAYKDVPLFNPKNYEM, encoded by the coding sequence ATGGCTATCAAGAGATACACGAGGATGGAGTACGGATCCCCGGACGAGATGGTGTTTGGTGAGGCCAGGTATCCCGTCTCCTATGGTCTGGGGCAGACAGTGGGAGCGGGTGTCGTGGTCCCGGAGATCAACTTTGCCCCCCGGCCGGGCGCGGAGAAGAGTCCTGAGTCCCTCAGGAGGGAGTACGTCGACTACATAACCAAGGACATACTGGACAGGGCGATCACCCTGGGCTTCCCCACGGTGCAGCTGGAGAACGAGCACATCTTCCAGATGGTCAACGAGCCTCAGAGGTACGAGAAGCCGGTGGTCGCAGGCCAGAAGGAGATGATGCAGAACTACCATGATGAGTATGGAATCGCTCTATCCATCCGCCATACAGTTGCCGACCCCCGACTAGCGGAGGAGGGTCTGCGCATCGACATGGACAAGAAGCACAGTTATCCAGAGAAGTGTGTGGAATCGATCGAGGTCGCGGCCGAGAACGGGGCGGATCTGCTCTCCATCGAGTCCACGGGGGGCAAGGAGGTCGCCGACTACGCTATCCTGCGCCAGGACATCCGTGGGTGGTTGTTCGGCATCGGCTACCTCGGCTCCATCGACATGGCGTGGATATGGCCCCAGATCGTCGACATCGCCAAGAAGAACAAGGTCCGTGCCGGTGGGGACACCAATTGCGCAGGCGCGAACACCTCTATGTTCATGGCTGGCGGTTACCTCGACCGGGACATCCCCCGCACCTTCGCCGCGGTCACCAGAGCCATCGCCTCCGCCAAGACCCTGGTGGCGTGGGAGTGCGGGGCTACCGGCCCCGATAAGGACTGCGGATACGAGGGCCCCATCGTCAAGGCCATCGCTGGTAAACCCACGGCCCAGGAGGGTAAGAACTGCCAGTGCGCCCACGCTGACCTCATGGGAAATCTCATAGCTCAGGTGTGCGACCTGTGGTCCAACGAGTCCGTGGAATACCACCCCGAGTTCGGCGGATCGTCCGTTCAGTGCTGGCTAGGCTCCATAGGATATGAGGCCGCCCTTATGAACATGGCCAAGCAGCTGAAGCAGGACCGGCTCCTCCGTGACCTGTACATGGCCACGGACCGGTACCGCAGTCCGGAGGCTTTCATCCTGGCCTATGATAATGCCTACAAGATCGGTCAGGCCATAGTGGAATATGGAAACGATATCTACCTCCGCTCCAAGGCTGCAGGCATGACCGCGGCCAGGCTAATCGAGGAGGAGAACAAGGCAGGTAAGCTGAGATTATCCAAGCACGAGCAGGACATGCTTCGTCGCATCATCACCGACCTGTCAGCCCTACCTGATGAGGAAGGTCTCTTCCAGGAGATGTGCCTCAAGGCCTACAAGGACGTCCCCCTATTCAATCCAAAGAACTATGAGATGTAA
- the cca gene encoding CCA tRNA nucleotidyltransferase: protein MVLEDDVLKKISPTPERRKAIQRSVNSLLARTKEEADKEGLELRVTLVGSVAKDTFLREPDIDIFILFPETIPRARLEAAGLAIGKRILSVHEERYAEHPYVHGKWDDLEVDLVPCYQITDTALLRSAVDRTPFHTKYVQSHLGEGQKGEVRLLKQFAKGIGVYGAEARVQGFSGYLLELLVMRYDTFREVLEASEGWARGTAIWLEKKGTKKFDEPFIFYDPVDSKRNVASALSPNCLALFIFAARAYLKEPSERFFFPRRREPLELRSVKAMLEERGSGVLLVSMERPSLIDDNLYPQIRRSLDGLRALLASHDFRVIDRAFHVAEDLSFILELEELVLSRGRRHSGPPAWIDNASSFLERWGNDGLSRPFLEDGHWTVVAPRDYPSADDLVRAKLSTAALGSDIRKKMSAEVRMGEEVLIEENRPLLSALLDKRMSWEI from the coding sequence ATGGTCCTGGAGGATGATGTTCTAAAGAAGATATCGCCCACGCCAGAAAGAAGGAAGGCGATACAGAGGAGCGTCAACTCCCTGCTGGCAAGGACGAAGGAAGAGGCCGACAAGGAAGGCCTCGAACTGAGGGTGACCCTGGTGGGCTCGGTGGCCAAGGACACTTTCCTTCGGGAGCCGGATATCGACATATTCATCCTCTTCCCAGAAACCATTCCTCGCGCACGGTTGGAAGCGGCTGGTCTGGCTATAGGCAAGAGGATCCTGAGCGTCCACGAGGAGCGCTATGCCGAGCACCCCTATGTGCATGGTAAGTGGGATGATCTGGAGGTGGACCTCGTTCCCTGCTACCAGATAACCGACACGGCCTTGCTAAGGTCCGCGGTGGACCGCACCCCCTTCCACACCAAATACGTTCAGTCCCATCTAGGGGAGGGACAGAAGGGAGAGGTCCGCTTGTTGAAGCAGTTCGCCAAGGGGATCGGCGTGTACGGGGCCGAGGCCAGGGTGCAGGGCTTCTCCGGCTATCTCCTGGAGCTGCTGGTGATGAGGTATGATACCTTCAGGGAGGTGCTGGAGGCCAGTGAGGGCTGGGCCAGGGGCACTGCCATATGGCTGGAGAAGAAGGGTACAAAGAAGTTCGATGAGCCGTTCATATTCTACGATCCTGTGGACAGTAAAAGGAACGTGGCCTCAGCGCTGTCCCCGAACTGCCTGGCACTGTTCATCTTCGCAGCACGAGCATACTTGAAAGAGCCGTCCGAGCGGTTCTTCTTCCCCCGAAGGCGCGAGCCGTTGGAACTGCGATCGGTGAAAGCGATGCTGGAAGAGCGGGGGAGCGGGGTGCTTCTGGTAAGCATGGAGAGGCCGTCCCTGATCGATGACAACCTCTACCCTCAGATCAGAAGGAGCCTCGACGGCCTCCGCGCTCTCCTGGCGTCTCATGACTTCAGGGTCATAGACCGCGCCTTCCATGTTGCCGAGGACCTCAGCTTCATTCTGGAGTTGGAAGAGCTTGTCCTATCAAGAGGAAGGAGGCACTCAGGCCCACCGGCGTGGATCGATAACGCCTCCTCGTTCTTGGAGCGATGGGGGAACGATGGCCTAAGCCGCCCTTTCCTAGAGGATGGCCATTGGACAGTGGTGGCTCCCCGGGACTACCCTTCGGCGGACGACCTGGTCAGGGCTAAGCTATCGACGGCCGCGTTGGGCAGCGACATAAGAAAAAAGATGTCCGCGGAAGTGCGGATGGGGGAAGAGGTGCTGATAGAGGAGAACCGACCCTTGCTATCCGCATTATTGGATAAAAGAATGAGTTGGGAGATCTGA
- a CDS encoding methanol--corrinoid methyltransferase — translation MLDLKSVNFDRVLRRYDIQMESKESPEELAARMVPKDPYLRKVVEDVVFMRSKNITENVASALKNYSPEEVIEQGLIKGMDIVGELYGRGIYYLPHVMVAAEVMDKGVKLCESQMQGARETRGKVVMHVAEGDPHDIGKNIAAVLLKSNGYTVVDMGRDVSIQDVITTVENEKPAILTGTALMTTTMSAFPKISEKLRERGINIPFICAGGAVNRAFVESYPMGVFAAKAIQGPALANKTMEGYDWRRLRENWDKLTAAKE, via the coding sequence ATGTTAGATCTTAAGAGTGTGAACTTTGACCGTGTTCTAAGAAGATACGATATCCAGATGGAGTCCAAGGAGTCACCTGAGGAGCTGGCGGCGAGAATGGTGCCTAAGGACCCCTACCTCCGAAAGGTGGTCGAGGATGTCGTTTTCATGCGCTCTAAGAACATCACGGAGAATGTGGCCTCGGCCCTGAAGAACTATAGTCCAGAGGAGGTGATCGAGCAAGGCCTCATCAAGGGTATGGACATAGTGGGTGAGCTATATGGAAGGGGCATCTACTACCTTCCGCACGTGATGGTGGCCGCCGAGGTCATGGACAAAGGGGTGAAGCTGTGCGAGTCCCAGATGCAGGGGGCACGCGAGACACGAGGCAAGGTGGTTATGCACGTGGCCGAAGGAGACCCCCACGACATCGGCAAGAACATAGCTGCCGTGCTCCTGAAGTCCAACGGCTACACTGTCGTGGACATGGGGAGGGATGTATCCATACAGGACGTCATAACCACCGTGGAGAACGAAAAGCCGGCGATATTGACCGGCACCGCGCTCATGACCACCACCATGTCCGCGTTCCCCAAGATCTCCGAAAAGCTTCGGGAGCGGGGGATCAACATCCCCTTCATATGCGCGGGCGGGGCGGTGAACCGTGCGTTCGTGGAGTCCTATCCCATGGGGGTGTTCGCGGCCAAGGCCATACAGGGTCCGGCCCTGGCCAATAAGACCATGGAGGGTTACGACTGGAGGCGTCTCCGGGAGAACTGGGATAAACTTACGGCAGCTAAGGAGTAG
- a CDS encoding methylamine methyltransferase corrinoid protein reductive activase, translating into MEKYGLAIDVGTSGTRMHAVDLDSKKIISTAITMRHPVPGANVMDHLTFCIEVDRGLAHRLLIDTSNRLMKLLDIDLKKVERVAICGNPIQLSIYQDMEVRDLAFAMPNALKSRGVELQKRDATVLNAADIGLELSDNVELYVPPAIRHEIGADALAMMYKTNLLDRKENVLVTDYGTNAEMALKVGDEIYTGSAAAGPAIEGQSIKAGMLAAPGAISDVDAFMDWKCIVLDDAILAQEGDTVNPNTGTVVTESAMHGKATGITGTGVIAAIAEGLSNGLIKMPHINTVDGRLHLQDGVILTEHDIVEASKTFGAMRAGHFTLLEHAGLKFEELDIMYMSGASGTYVDAHKAQRVGLLPPSCGQIFQYGNTSLALALDLVRDPGLLDNLQSLANSIRANHVMFATDKVFETVFIQELAYWTEGMPMEMYNMMLGLQDIQPLPEKIKDAQVTRTVLRDIPDLGYKGLRVLRDIGIFMEGSFEGCIGCSKCVDDCPENAITMTPMGDTYNMRIASDLCNGTACLRCERVCPEKVFKVKELQKNILK; encoded by the coding sequence ATGGAGAAATACGGACTAGCCATAGATGTGGGAACGAGCGGTACAAGAATGCATGCGGTGGACCTGGACTCGAAGAAGATCATCTCCACAGCAATAACCATGCGCCATCCTGTTCCAGGTGCGAACGTCATGGATCACCTGACTTTCTGCATCGAGGTGGACAGAGGACTGGCCCACAGATTGCTGATCGACACCTCCAACAGGCTCATGAAGCTGCTGGACATCGATCTCAAAAAAGTGGAGAGGGTGGCCATCTGTGGTAACCCTATCCAGCTCTCGATATACCAGGACATGGAGGTACGTGACCTGGCCTTCGCCATGCCTAATGCGCTTAAGAGCCGAGGGGTCGAGCTACAGAAGAGGGATGCGACGGTCCTCAACGCTGCGGATATCGGGCTGGAGCTGTCTGACAATGTCGAGCTATATGTGCCCCCCGCCATCCGCCACGAGATCGGTGCGGACGCTCTGGCCATGATGTATAAGACCAACCTGTTGGACCGGAAGGAGAACGTCCTGGTCACCGACTATGGTACCAATGCCGAGATGGCCCTCAAGGTCGGTGATGAGATCTACACCGGCTCGGCCGCGGCCGGTCCGGCCATCGAGGGACAGTCCATAAAGGCTGGTATGCTGGCAGCTCCGGGAGCCATCAGCGACGTGGATGCGTTCATGGACTGGAAGTGCATCGTTCTCGACGATGCCATCCTGGCTCAGGAGGGTGACACGGTCAACCCCAACACCGGAACGGTGGTCACGGAGAGCGCCATGCACGGGAAGGCGACCGGTATCACCGGTACCGGTGTCATCGCGGCCATCGCAGAGGGTCTGAGCAACGGCCTGATAAAGATGCCTCACATCAACACCGTCGATGGCAGGCTCCACCTTCAGGATGGGGTTATACTCACCGAGCACGATATTGTCGAGGCCTCCAAGACCTTCGGTGCCATGAGGGCCGGTCACTTCACCTTGCTGGAGCACGCGGGGCTCAAGTTCGAGGAACTGGACATCATGTACATGAGCGGGGCGTCTGGTACGTACGTGGACGCCCACAAGGCGCAGAGGGTAGGACTGCTACCTCCGTCCTGCGGTCAGATCTTCCAGTACGGGAACACCTCTCTGGCCCTGGCCCTGGACCTGGTCCGGGACCCCGGACTGTTGGACAACCTGCAGTCGCTGGCCAACTCCATACGTGCCAACCACGTCATGTTCGCCACCGACAAGGTGTTCGAGACCGTGTTCATTCAGGAGCTGGCATATTGGACCGAGGGAATGCCTATGGAGATGTACAACATGATGCTGGGCCTCCAGGACATCCAGCCCCTGCCGGAGAAGATCAAGGATGCCCAGGTCACTCGTACCGTGCTCAGGGACATACCCGATCTAGGTTACAAGGGACTGAGGGTCCTCAGGGACATAGGCATCTTCATGGAGGGATCGTTCGAGGGTTGCATCGGTTGCAGCAAGTGCGTCGATGATTGCCCCGAGAACGCCATCACCATGACCCCCATGGGCGATACGTATAACATGAGGATCGCCTCCGACCTATGCAACGGAACCGCCTGCTTGCGCTGCGAGAGGGTCTGCCCCGAGAAGGTCTTCAAAGTGAAGGAGCTGCAGAAGAACATTTTAAAATAA